Proteins encoded within one genomic window of Candidatus Binataceae bacterium:
- a CDS encoding transglutaminase family protein has product MSIRVALHHKTEYQYDRLVTLSPQVIRLRPAPHCRTPIVAYSLKIEPRGHFINWLQDPQSNYLARAVFPELVDHFSVEVDLVAEIAVINPFDFFLEPYAEKIPFKYAPELRKELAPYLETHEVGPKLRALLKGIDLTPLRSVDFLVHLNQQLQELIGYVIRLEPGIQTPEETLTLKTGSCRDSAWLMVEILRKLGLAARFVSGYLIQLKPDVKPLEGPEGPGRDFTDLHAWTEIYLPGAGWIGLDPTSGLFAGEGHIPLAASPDPSSAAPVTGAVGPCQVEFNHEMSVTRIHEDPRVTLPYTDEQWSRIEALGYQVDREISAGDIRLTMGGEPTFVSIDDMDGAEWNIAALGPDKRRLSEQLLRRLHKRFAPGGLLHYGQGKWYPGEPLPRWALSCYWRKDGVPMWRDDQLIARAEVPSSFGPIDAQRFSETLAVRLGVDPGYANPAFEDPLYYLQRERQLPVNVDPIDNHLEDAGERERVRRVFERGLNEPVGFVLPLQRGWGKSGPEWQTGIWMLRGQHLFLTPGDSPVGLRLPMPSLPWVSTTDAQGFFTVDPMAIHTPLPVPQRISPADPALQSRRGGERDRKPKSGESAPWVVRTALCVEPRGGRLHVFMPPVTSTEDYLDLLAAIEDTAAHLKTPVVIEGYTPPPDYRINRLSVTPDPGVIEVNVHPSHNWKELVDVTTTLYDDARQCRLGTEKFMLDGRHTGTGGGNHFALGGATPGDSPFLRRPDLLRSMIGYWLNHPALSYLFSGMFIGPTSQAPRIDEGRADNLYELEIAFGQIPNPGGHYCPPWLVDRIFRHILVDLTGNTHRTEFCIDKLYSPDSTTGRLGLLEMRGFEMPPHARMSLTQQLLVRACVAWFWREPYLRAPIEWGTQLHDRFMLPYFVAADFREVLDDLRRAGYAFDPDWFAPHFEFRYPTYGRVNYSGVSIELRQATEPWYVLGEEPAGGATARFVDSSVERLQVKIDGFTGDRLIVTCNGRRVPLHSTGVRGEWVAGVRYRAWQPPSCLHPTIPVHTPLVFDLYDTWSGRSVGGCAYHVAHPGGLSYETFPVNANAAETRRATRFLPFGHTPGPIPPPPHEFNPQFPTTLDLRRTLSISSNGGY; this is encoded by the coding sequence ATGTCGATCCGAGTCGCGCTACACCATAAGACCGAGTACCAGTACGATCGTCTTGTCACGCTGTCGCCGCAGGTGATTCGGCTGCGGCCCGCGCCGCATTGCCGCACGCCAATTGTTGCGTATTCGCTGAAGATCGAGCCGCGCGGTCATTTCATCAACTGGCTGCAGGACCCGCAGAGCAACTATCTCGCGCGCGCCGTGTTTCCCGAGCTCGTCGATCACTTTTCGGTCGAGGTCGATCTCGTTGCCGAAATCGCGGTTATCAATCCGTTCGATTTTTTCCTCGAGCCGTACGCCGAAAAGATCCCGTTTAAGTATGCGCCGGAGCTGCGCAAGGAGCTCGCGCCGTATCTCGAAACGCACGAGGTCGGTCCGAAGCTGCGCGCGCTCCTCAAGGGGATCGATCTCACCCCGCTGCGCAGTGTTGATTTCCTGGTCCACCTGAATCAGCAGCTCCAGGAACTAATCGGCTACGTGATCCGCCTCGAACCGGGAATCCAGACTCCCGAGGAAACGCTCACGCTCAAAACCGGATCGTGCCGCGACAGCGCGTGGCTGATGGTCGAGATTCTGCGCAAACTCGGCCTCGCCGCGCGATTCGTCTCCGGCTACCTGATCCAGCTCAAGCCCGACGTGAAGCCGCTCGAAGGCCCGGAGGGACCCGGCAGGGACTTCACCGACCTTCACGCCTGGACGGAGATTTACCTTCCCGGCGCGGGATGGATCGGCCTCGATCCGACTTCGGGACTGTTCGCGGGCGAGGGACATATCCCGCTCGCCGCGAGTCCCGATCCATCGTCGGCCGCGCCTGTCACGGGTGCCGTCGGCCCGTGCCAGGTCGAGTTCAACCATGAGATGTCGGTGACGCGGATTCACGAGGATCCGCGCGTCACCTTGCCGTATACGGATGAGCAGTGGAGCCGTATCGAGGCGCTTGGCTACCAGGTCGATCGCGAGATCAGCGCCGGCGACATCCGGCTCACGATGGGCGGCGAGCCGACCTTCGTTTCGATCGACGACATGGACGGCGCCGAATGGAACATCGCCGCCCTCGGTCCCGACAAGCGCCGGCTGAGCGAGCAATTGCTGCGCCGCCTGCATAAGCGCTTCGCTCCCGGCGGTCTGCTGCACTACGGCCAGGGCAAATGGTATCCCGGCGAGCCGCTGCCGCGATGGGCGCTGAGCTGCTACTGGCGCAAGGACGGCGTGCCGATGTGGCGCGACGACCAGCTTATCGCGCGCGCCGAAGTTCCGTCGTCATTCGGTCCGATCGACGCGCAGCGCTTTTCCGAGACCCTCGCCGTTCGGCTCGGCGTCGATCCCGGCTACGCCAACCCGGCCTTCGAGGACCCGCTCTACTATCTGCAACGCGAGCGTCAACTGCCTGTCAACGTTGATCCAATTGACAACCATCTCGAGGATGCCGGCGAGCGCGAGCGCGTGCGCCGCGTGTTTGAGCGCGGTCTGAACGAGCCCGTCGGCTTCGTGCTGCCGTTGCAGCGCGGATGGGGCAAGAGTGGACCGGAGTGGCAGACGGGAATCTGGATGCTCCGCGGGCAGCATCTTTTTCTCACACCGGGCGATTCTCCGGTCGGGCTCAGGCTGCCGATGCCGAGTCTGCCATGGGTCAGCACGACGGACGCGCAGGGCTTCTTCACCGTCGATCCGATGGCGATACATACGCCGCTGCCCGTGCCGCAGCGAATCTCGCCGGCCGATCCTGCCCTGCAATCGCGCCGCGGCGGGGAGCGCGATCGCAAGCCGAAGTCCGGCGAATCCGCGCCGTGGGTGGTGCGGACTGCGCTCTGCGTCGAGCCGCGGGGCGGCCGTCTGCACGTATTCATGCCGCCGGTGACGAGCACCGAGGACTATCTCGATCTGCTCGCGGCGATCGAGGACACCGCGGCGCATCTCAAGACGCCGGTGGTGATCGAAGGCTACACGCCCCCGCCCGACTACCGCATCAATCGTCTGTCCGTCACACCCGACCCGGGCGTGATCGAGGTCAACGTCCATCCCTCGCACAACTGGAAAGAACTCGTCGATGTAACCACGACGCTCTACGATGATGCGCGCCAATGCAGGCTCGGCACTGAGAAGTTCATGCTCGACGGGCGGCATACGGGAACCGGCGGCGGCAATCATTTCGCGCTCGGCGGTGCGACCCCCGGTGACAGTCCGTTCCTGCGACGTCCCGATTTGCTGCGCAGCATGATTGGCTATTGGCTGAATCATCCCGCGCTGTCGTATCTGTTCTCGGGGATGTTCATTGGGCCGACCAGCCAGGCGCCGCGAATCGATGAGGGGCGCGCTGACAATCTCTACGAACTTGAAATCGCCTTCGGGCAGATTCCGAATCCGGGCGGACATTATTGTCCGCCGTGGCTGGTGGACCGGATATTCAGACACATCCTGGTCGATCTCACCGGCAATACTCATCGCACGGAGTTCTGCATCGACAAACTATATTCGCCCGACTCGACGACGGGACGCCTCGGACTCCTCGAGATGCGCGGCTTCGAGATGCCGCCGCATGCGCGTATGAGCCTGACGCAGCAACTGCTCGTGCGCGCCTGCGTCGCCTGGTTCTGGCGCGAGCCGTACCTGCGCGCGCCGATAGAATGGGGCACGCAGCTTCACGATCGCTTCATGCTGCCGTACTTCGTGGCCGCGGATTTTCGCGAGGTGCTCGACGATCTGCGCCGTGCCGGTTACGCATTCGATCCCGATTGGTTCGCGCCTCATTTCGAGTTTCGATATCCCACTTATGGCCGCGTCAACTATTCGGGAGTGAGTATTGAACTGAGACAGGCAACTGAGCCGTGGTACGTGCTGGGCGAGGAGCCGGCCGGCGGCGCCACGGCGCGTTTCGTCGATTCATCGGTAGAGCGCTTGCAGGTAAAGATCGACGGCTTCACCGGCGATCGTCTGATCGTGACCTGCAACGGGCGCCGCGTGCCGCTGCATTCAACGGGAGTGCGTGGGGAGTGGGTGGCAGGCGTGCGCTATCGAGCGTGGCAGCCGCCGTCGTGCTTGCATCCGACGATTCCAGTACACACTCCGCTGGTGTTCGATCTCTACGACACCTGGAGCGGACGCTCCGTGGGCGGATGCGCCTATCATGTCGCGCATCCGGGTGGTCTCAGCTATGAAACCTTCCCTGTCAACGCCAACGCGGCCGAAACGCGTCGTGCCACGCGTTTCTTGCCGTTCGGGCACACGCCCGGTCCGATTCCACCGCCGCCGCATGAGTTTAATCCGCAGTTCCCGACCACCCTTGATCTAAGGCGAACGCTTTCCATTTCAAGCAACGGCGGCTACTAG